The following are from one region of the Magallana gigas chromosome 4, xbMagGiga1.1, whole genome shotgun sequence genome:
- the LOC105342383 gene encoding rhamnose-binding lectin — MGSEKLLGSLLLISLAVLCEGYITIPHSCPPGKHVFTNCTDPCAFNGSITLCESKPDSQCIPDYCGACVTRFYDDAGKEIRCELESGIICEQKTHTISCSSGLGIRMTEANFGRTSKEKCRHPYNLERLHNATDCKSPHSLGVMQKLCDGRQSCTVTVENEMFGADPCHGIYKYLEFDFKCVSAKEVNSSQRNEGGLLFMIVLLLTWKAFGIS, encoded by the exons ATGGGATCGGAGAAACTTCTGGGCAGCCTTTTATTGATTTCTCTGGCAGTACTTTGTGAAGGATATATAACAATACCAC acagctgtccacCAGGGAAGCATGTCTTCACTAACTGCACCGACCCCTGTGCATTTAATGGATCCATCACTCTATGCGAGTCTAAACCAGACAGCCAGTGTATTCCCGACTATTGCGGCGCATGCGTGACTCGTTTCTATGACGATGCGGGAAAAGAAATTCGCTGCGAACTAG AATCCGGCATTATCTGCGAACAGAAAACGCACACCATCAGCTGCTCGAGCGGACTCGGAATACGCATGACGGAAGCCAACTTTGGACGGACATCCAAGGAGAAGTGTCGCCACCCCTACAACCTAGAGCGTCTCCATAACGCCACGGACTGTAAGTCCCCCCACTCCCTGGGGGTCATGCAGAAGCTGTGTGACGGGCGACAGAGCTGTACCGTCACCGTGGAGAACGAGATGTTTGGCGCGGACCCCTGCCACGGAATCTACAAATACTTGGAGTTTGACTTCAAATGCGTCTCTGCCA AGGAAGTCAATTCCAGCCAAAGAAATGAAGGGGGTCTCCTATTTATGATTGTTTTACTTTTGACGTGGAAAGCCTTTGGAATATCTTAA